The window TGGCCGCCTATGCGAAAGCGCACCGGATCGTCTTCGTGGACTATGCGCGCGTGCTGGCCGATCCATCGGGGCGTTGAAGCCCGAACTCGGGCTCGACAGCGTGCATCCCAATCCGGCGGGCTACGCCGCGATGCAGCCGCTGGCAGAAGCGGCGATCCGGCAGGCGATGGCGCAAAAGCCGTGAGCGGAAGCGCGACATTCCCGGCCCGCCGCCGCGCCTATGACGGGACTGCCGGCGATCCGGTCGAGATCGCGCTGCCGGTCGAGGCGCCGGTCGCCATCGAGATCAACGGCATGGCCTATGCCGTGATGATGGCGACGCCCATCGATCTTGAGGATTTCGTCACCGGCTTCCTGCTCGGCGAGGGGCTGGCGGAAGCCTCCGAGATCGGCGCCATCGCGCTGCACGCCGTGGAGGATGCGCTTTGGGGCACGGGGCACGTCGCGCGCGTGACCTTGCCTGCGCATCGTCTCGAACCGGTGATGCGCCGCGCGCGGGGGCGGGTGGGCGACAGCGCCTGCGGGATTTGCGGGATCGAGAGTGTCGAGGCGGCGCTGCGTCCGCTGCCCGGTTTGGAGCGTCGAACCGGCGCCACGCCCGAAGCCATCGCGCGCGCGCTCCACGCCTTGCGTGAGCGCCAGCCGCTGGGCCGCGAGACCCGCGCCAGCCATGCCGCTGGTTTTGCGGGAGAGGACGGCACGCTGCTTCTCGTGCGCGAGGATGTCGGGCGGCATAACGCGCTCGACAAGCTGCTGGGCGCACTGGCGAGGGAAGGGCGCGATCCATCCGTGGGCTTCGTGGTGATGACCTCGCGCTGTTCCTACGAGCTGGTCGAGAAGGCGGCGCGCGCAGGCGTGCCGCTGCTGGTGGCGATCTCGGCGCCGACCGACCTTGCCGTGTGCCGTGCCCATGCCGCCGGGCTGTCGATCGCGGCGGTGGCGCGCGACGATACGATGCTGTGGATGCCCGCGCCGGAGTAGAGGTGTTTGTGCGCGATAATATCTGGCTAATCCTGATCGTACGAAAGGCTGTGCGGACCGCAGTTTGATCGAGGTCAAGGATCGCCGTCAGGCGGCGCGGCATCCGGGGCTATCGAGACCGGGAGAAGGAGCCGCGCAACGATGAACCAGACTACAGCTGCCGAGGCGGAAATTCCGCCGCTCGAAAGGCACGAAACCCATTCCCCGGTGCCGGGCACACCGTTCTTCGACGGCGTAGCCGCAGCGAAGGGCTACCAGCTCAATGCCATGTGCTTTTCCT of the Novosphingobium sp. 9 genome contains:
- the fdhD gene encoding formate dehydrogenase accessory sulfurtransferase FdhD gives rise to the protein MSGSATFPARRRAYDGTAGDPVEIALPVEAPVAIEINGMAYAVMMATPIDLEDFVTGFLLGEGLAEASEIGAIALHAVEDALWGTGHVARVTLPAHRLEPVMRRARGRVGDSACGICGIESVEAALRPLPGLERRTGATPEAIARALHALRERQPLGRETRASHAAGFAGEDGTLLLVREDVGRHNALDKLLGALAREGRDPSVGFVVMTSRCSYELVEKAARAGVPLLVAISAPTDLAVCRAHAAGLSIAAVARDDTMLWMPAPE